The following proteins are co-located in the Triticum aestivum cultivar Chinese Spring chromosome 1A, IWGSC CS RefSeq v2.1, whole genome shotgun sequence genome:
- the LOC123133578 gene encoding QWRF motif-containing protein 7 has product MESAGGSIPRPQTASARRLGRSSSSASRAGAGAFAYDGMRAAPLFSSANFARSLRKAASFGHKKKPSAGDADAAAQPPRRALSSKDQNTVHGADAGAVTLSPRRSPPQPGVGARQGPWEPARRRRSTGGASPDETPADKVSAGALRDMMMRKREGSEKEETVHRARVLATRLLQWRFANARMEKAAARATSAAENKLFYTWLRVAELRNIHAAKRIVAQRRRQKLKLERLLRPQLPLLAPWESLEEPHSDAVSDLAGALSAACTPLPVTAGAQVDMESLREIVFACVGTATEIEANADRFYATAGATSGALGELARTIRQEVEGLEEAMRLSRVVTRLQMQEASLRTNLVQAKQKRDHDMGVAFVAPATAASGWCY; this is encoded by the exons ATGGAGTCCGCCGGCGGTAGCATCCCTAGGCCGCAGACGGCGTCCGCGCGCCGGCTGGGGCGCAGCTCCAGCTCTGCTTCCCGCGCTGGCGCTGGCGCGTTCGCCTACGACGGGATGCGCGCCGCGCCGCTCTTCTCCTCGGCCAACTTCGCGCGCTCCCTCCGCAAGGCggcctccttcggccacaagaAGAAGCCAAGCGCCGGCGACGCCGATGCGGCCGCGCAACCGCCCCGCCGGGCACTGAGCAGCAAGGATCAGAACACCGTCCACGGCGCGGACGCCGGGGCGGTGACGTTGTCCCCCCGCCGGTCGCCGCCACAGCCCGGCGTCGGTGCGAGGCAAGGCCCCTGGGAGCCCGCGAGGCGGAGGCGCAGCACCGGGGGGGCGTCGCCGGACGAAACCCCGGCGGATAAAGTATCGGCTGGCGCGCTGAGGGACATGATGATGCGGAAGAGGGAGGGGTCCGAGAAGGAGGAGACGGTGCACCGGGCGCGCGTGCTCGCCACGCGGCTGCTGCAGTGGCGGTTCGCCAACGCTCGGATGGAGAAGGCCGCCGCCCGCGCGACCTCCGCAGCCGAG AACAAGCTGTTCTACACGTGGCTGCGCGTGGCGGAGCTGCGCAACATCCATGCGGCGAAGCGGATCGtggcgcagcggcggcggcagaagctgaAGCTGGAACGGctgctgcggccgcagctgccccTCCTCGCACCATGGGAGTCGTTGGAGGAGCCCCACTCCGACGCCGTCTCcgacctcgccggcgccctctccgCCGCCTGCACACCCCTCCCCGTAACCGCCGGCGCCCAA GTCGACATGGAGTCGCTCCGCGAGATCGTGTTCGCCTGCGTGGGCACGGCGACCGAGATCGAGGCCAACGCCGACAGGTTCTACGCCACG GCCGGAGCGACGAGCGGCGCGCTGGGCGAGCTTGCAAGGACGATACGGCAGGAGGTGGAAGGGCTGGAGGAAGCCATGCGGCTGTCCAGGGTCGTCACTCGCTTGCAG ATGCAGGAGGCGAGCCTTCGGACGAACTTAGTTCAGGCGAAGCAGAAGCGTGATCACGACATGGGAGTCGCCTTCGTCGCCCCGGCGACTGCAGCTTCCGGGTGGTGCTACTGA